One segment of Deinococcus aerius DNA contains the following:
- a CDS encoding 3-deoxy-7-phosphoheptulonate synthase: MTHPDPIIQAGRTENLNVSGFTPLITPRALKAGLPLTPQAERTVLAGRKAAQDIVHGRDDRLLVVVGPCSIHNFDQAVEYAGRLAELRERVKDRLEVHMRVYVDKPRTTVGWRGYLMDPDMTGENDINKGLSLTRELMIRVSELGLPVATELLDPFAPQFLFDAVAWACLGARTTESQTHRVMASAVSAPMGFKNGTGGGLKLAVDAIVAASHPHAFFTVDDDGQACIVHTRGNPDGHVILRGGRNGPNYAPQFVAEAESLMRAAGLDPAVMVDCSHANSGSDHQRQGLVWRDVLHQRTRGQKAIKGLMVESNLRPGKQSLGADLTQLVPGVSVTDACVGWDETEALLLEAHAALGRETVSG, from the coding sequence ATGACCCACCCCGATCCCATCATCCAGGCTGGACGAACCGAGAACCTGAACGTCTCGGGCTTCACGCCCCTGATCACGCCCCGTGCCCTCAAGGCGGGCCTCCCGCTGACCCCGCAGGCCGAGCGCACGGTGCTGGCAGGGCGAAAAGCCGCCCAGGACATCGTGCATGGGCGCGACGACCGCCTGCTCGTCGTGGTGGGGCCGTGTTCGATCCACAATTTCGACCAGGCCGTCGAGTACGCGGGCCGCCTGGCCGAGTTGCGGGAGAGAGTCAAAGACCGCCTCGAAGTCCACATGCGCGTCTACGTGGACAAACCCCGCACGACGGTGGGCTGGCGCGGCTACCTGATGGACCCCGACATGACGGGGGAAAACGACATCAACAAGGGCCTCTCGCTCACCCGCGAGCTGATGATCCGCGTCTCCGAACTCGGCCTGCCCGTCGCCACCGAACTCCTCGACCCCTTTGCGCCGCAGTTCCTCTTCGACGCGGTGGCCTGGGCCTGCCTGGGCGCTCGCACCACCGAGTCGCAGACGCACCGCGTCATGGCGAGCGCCGTCAGCGCCCCGATGGGCTTCAAGAACGGCACGGGCGGCGGCCTGAAGCTCGCGGTGGACGCCATCGTGGCGGCCAGCCACCCCCACGCCTTTTTCACGGTGGACGACGACGGCCAGGCGTGCATCGTCCACACACGCGGTAATCCCGACGGGCACGTCATCCTGCGCGGCGGGCGGAACGGCCCCAACTACGCCCCCCAGTTCGTCGCCGAGGCCGAGTCGCTGATGCGCGCGGCGGGGCTGGACCCCGCGGTGATGGTGGACTGCTCGCATGCCAACAGCGGCTCGGACCACCAACGCCAGGGCCTGGTGTGGCGCGACGTGCTGCACCAGCGCACCCGTGGGCAGAAGGCGATCAAGGGCCTGATGGTGGAGAGCAACCTCCGCCCCGGCAAGCAGAGCCTGGGTGCCGACCTGACCCAACTCGTGCCCGGTGTCAGCGTCACCGACGCCTGCGTGGGCTGGGACGAGACGGAGGCGCTGCTGCTGGAGGCGCACGCGGCGTTGGGGCGGGAAACCGTGAGCGGGTAA
- a CDS encoding proton-conducting transporter transmembrane domain-containing protein produces the protein MNSLAWLTLAPILTPLGFGLGLLWPWRRPVRVGLALTGALLTLAFALGLLFATADGTVLVGELGGWPAPFGIVMTADQLTAWVSVLGAVSALLAVWQAAADPDPVREKHHLLALMQFLFAGVQLSFLTGDLFNLFVAFEVMLVASYALAVLGSTREQLREGFRYIVMNLAASALLVVACGLSYGVLGTLNLAHLAQRSAELGPNTTVTAVGVLLLIVFAAKGALFPLGFWLPGTYPALPPAVGTFFAAVLTKVGVYALLRVFTTVFVQEAGVTNTLLLGLGTVTMLYGALGAASQREWRRILSFLVVSSVGYLAFGLGVGTVEAVRASVGYFAVSVLVTTALFSIATVAERASGSPLVRVRGMLDALPLLAGCFLLCALTVAGLPPSGGFVAKYALVRAGLAEGSPLALLAVASALLSSLITLYAMLNVWRGFFWGQHPSWLPVYRVPRPLRASAYAASALVAGLTLFAGPLFARADATAAELRDNARYIRGVLGDRPVMIPEPPTGGEVK, from the coding sequence GTGAATTCCCTCGCCTGGCTGACCCTCGCCCCCATCCTCACGCCGCTGGGCTTTGGGTTGGGGCTCCTCTGGCCGTGGCGGCGCCCGGTGCGGGTGGGGCTCGCGCTGACCGGGGCGCTCCTCACCCTCGCCTTCGCGCTGGGACTGCTCTTCGCCACGGCGGACGGCACGGTGCTCGTGGGGGAACTCGGCGGCTGGCCCGCTCCCTTCGGCATCGTGATGACCGCCGACCAGCTCACGGCTTGGGTCAGCGTGCTGGGCGCGGTGAGTGCCCTCCTCGCCGTGTGGCAGGCCGCCGCCGACCCCGACCCGGTGCGGGAGAAACACCACCTCCTCGCGCTGATGCAGTTCCTGTTCGCGGGGGTGCAGCTCTCGTTCCTGACCGGGGACCTCTTCAACCTGTTCGTGGCCTTCGAGGTGATGCTGGTGGCCTCCTATGCCCTGGCGGTGCTGGGCTCCACCCGCGAGCAACTGCGTGAGGGCTTCCGCTACATCGTGATGAACCTCGCGGCCTCGGCGCTGCTCGTCGTCGCGTGCGGTTTGAGCTACGGGGTGCTGGGGACGCTCAACCTCGCGCACCTCGCCCAGCGGTCGGCGGAACTCGGGCCGAACACGACTGTCACCGCCGTGGGGGTCCTGCTGCTGATCGTGTTCGCGGCGAAGGGGGCGCTCTTCCCGCTGGGCTTCTGGCTGCCGGGCACGTACCCGGCGCTGCCGCCCGCCGTGGGCACCTTCTTCGCGGCGGTCCTCACCAAGGTCGGCGTGTACGCCCTGCTGCGGGTGTTCACGACCGTGTTCGTGCAGGAGGCGGGGGTGACGAACACGTTGCTGCTGGGGCTGGGCACGGTGACGATGCTGTACGGGGCGCTGGGAGCGGCCTCGCAGCGGGAGTGGCGGCGCATCCTGTCCTTCCTGGTGGTGAGTTCGGTGGGCTACCTCGCCTTCGGGCTGGGGGTGGGCACGGTGGAGGCGGTGCGGGCGAGCGTGGGGTACTTCGCGGTCAGCGTCCTCGTGACTACGGCCCTCTTCTCCATCGCCACCGTCGCGGAGCGGGCGAGCGGCTCGCCCCTGGTGCGGGTGCGGGGGATGCTCGACGCCCTGCCGCTGCTGGCCGGGTGCTTCCTGCTGTGCGCGCTGACGGTGGCGGGGTTGCCCCCCAGCGGCGGCTTCGTGGCGAAGTACGCGCTCGTGCGGGCGGGGCTGGCCGAGGGATCGCCCCTGGCCCTGCTGGCGGTGGCGAGCGCCCTGCTGAGCAGCCTGATCACCCTGTACGCGATGCTGAACGTCTGGCGCGGCTTCTTCTGGGGCCAGCACCCGAGTTGGCTCCCGGTGTACCGCGTGCCGCGTCCGCTGCGCGCCTCCGCCTACGCGGCCTCCGCGCTCGTCGCGGGCCTGACTCTCTTCGCCGGGCCGCTCTTCGCCCGGGCCGACGCCACCGCCGCCGAGTTGCGGGACAACGCGCGCTACATCCGGGGCGTGCTGGGGGACCGGCCCGTGATGATTCCCGAGCCGCCGACCGGGGGGGAGGTCAAGTGA
- the uvsE gene encoding UV DNA damage repair endonuclease UvsE encodes MTVGPEVRFRTITLTNYQKLPPGEREAKLLDLYSDNIVRVRRAAAFCAARGIRLYRLSSSLFPMFDLEGDDTGRAVLDHLAPQMTEAGYAFEDAGIRVLMHPEQFIVLNSERPEVRASSARTLAAHADTLDRFGFPRSTWNLLLLHGGKGGRAAELAAIVPDLPESVRLRLGFENDERAYGPQDLLPVCEATGAPLVFDAHHHVVREKLPDQEDPSVREWVLRARATWRPPEWQVVHLSNGIDSPQDRRHSHLITDFPSAYFDVPWIEVEAKGKEEAVAALMRLEASGARPQALSVDARTLVEEVGMQPE; translated from the coding sequence ATGACGGTCGGGCCGGAGGTGCGCTTCCGCACGATCACCCTGACGAACTACCAGAAGCTCCCGCCGGGGGAGCGGGAGGCCAAACTGCTCGACCTGTACTCGGACAACATCGTGCGGGTGCGGCGGGCCGCCGCCTTCTGCGCCGCGCGGGGTATCCGGCTCTACCGCCTGAGTTCCAGCCTCTTCCCCATGTTCGACCTGGAGGGGGACGATACCGGGCGGGCGGTGCTCGACCACCTCGCGCCGCAGATGACGGAGGCGGGGTACGCCTTCGAGGACGCCGGAATCCGCGTGCTGATGCACCCCGAGCAGTTCATCGTCCTGAATTCCGAGCGCCCCGAGGTCCGCGCCTCCAGCGCCCGCACCCTCGCCGCCCACGCGGACACGCTTGACCGCTTCGGCTTTCCGCGCTCCACCTGGAACCTGCTGCTGCTGCACGGCGGCAAGGGAGGCCGCGCCGCCGAACTCGCCGCCATCGTCCCCGACCTGCCCGAGTCGGTCCGCCTCCGGCTGGGCTTCGAGAACGACGAGCGCGCCTACGGTCCCCAGGACCTGCTGCCCGTGTGTGAGGCGACGGGGGCGCCGCTCGTGTTCGACGCCCACCACCACGTCGTGCGCGAGAAGTTGCCCGACCAGGAGGACCCCAGCGTGCGCGAGTGGGTCCTCAGGGCCCGCGCGACGTGGCGCCCCCCGGAGTGGCAGGTCGTCCACCTCTCCAACGGCATCGACAGCCCGCAGGACCGCCGCCACAGCCACCTGATCACCGACTTCCCCAGCGCCTACTTCGACGTGCCCTGGATCGAGGTCGAGGCCAAGGGCAAGGAGGAGGCCGTCGCGGCGCTGATGCGCCTGGAGGCGTCGGGCGCGCGGCCCCAGGCCTTGAGTGTGGACGCCCGGACGCTGGTGGAGGAAGTGGGGATGCAGCCGGAGTAA
- a CDS encoding gluconokinase has translation MRLVVMGVEASGKSTVGREVAALTGWPFLDGDDFHSGEAREKMTHGQALTDADRAPWLARLRAELEARPDAVLACSALRRVYRNTLRAEGTHFLFLNVPEGLLRERVAARTGHYAGAALLPSQLATLEPPAPDEPDVVTLDVTAADTPAGLARRALSALGVAHA, from the coding sequence ATGCGGCTGGTCGTGATGGGCGTGGAGGCGAGCGGGAAGAGCACGGTGGGCCGGGAGGTGGCGGCCCTGACCGGCTGGCCGTTTCTCGACGGCGACGACTTTCACTCCGGTGAGGCGCGGGAGAAGATGACTCATGGGCAGGCGCTCACCGACGCCGACCGTGCCCCCTGGCTCGCCCGGCTGCGCGCGGAGCTGGAGGCCAGGCCCGACGCCGTCCTCGCCTGCTCGGCCCTGCGGCGCGTCTACCGGAACACGTTGCGGGCGGAAGGCACGCATTTCCTCTTCCTGAACGTCCCCGAGGGGCTGCTGCGCGAGCGTGTCGCGGCCCGCACCGGGCACTATGCCGGAGCCGCCCTCCTGCCGTCGCAACTCGCCACGCTCGAACCTCCTGCCCCCGATGAGCCGGACGTGGTGACGCTCGACGTGACCGCCGCCGACACGCCCGCTGGCCTCGCCCGCCGCGCCCTCTCCGCCCTGGGAGTGGCCCATGCCTGA
- a CDS encoding Na+/H+ antiporter subunit C, whose product METLFALLIGLLIGTGVFLLLSRSIVRVVLGLSFITYGGNLAILTVAGLREDAPPLLTLRGPYADPLPQALILTAIVIGFATTALVLTVALRAYQVAGHDDVEAFGDSLARDPDAQLDMAADPEHQGPDRPDPAEAQVFVLAAVPRVRLPEDGP is encoded by the coding sequence ATGGAGACCCTCTTCGCCCTGTTGATCGGCCTGCTGATCGGAACAGGCGTCTTTCTGCTGCTGTCGCGCTCGATTGTGCGGGTGGTGTTGGGGCTGAGCTTCATCACCTACGGGGGTAATCTGGCGATCCTGACGGTGGCGGGGCTGCGCGAGGACGCGCCGCCGCTGCTCACCCTGCGCGGGCCGTACGCGGACCCGCTGCCCCAGGCGCTGATCCTGACCGCCATCGTGATCGGGTTCGCCACCACGGCGCTGGTGCTCACGGTCGCCCTGCGCGCGTACCAGGTTGCAGGGCACGACGACGTGGAGGCGTTCGGCGACAGCCTGGCCCGTGACCCCGACGCCCAGCTCGACATGGCCGCCGACCCCGAGCACCAGGGGCCGGACCGGCCCGACCCGGCGGAGGCCCAGGTGTTCGTCCTGGCCGCCGTGCCCCGGGTCCGCCTCCCGGAGGACGGACCGTGA
- a CDS encoding 3'-5' exonuclease, producing the protein MNVVVFDLETTGLSPERDAIVEIGALRVRDGRVAESERFETLVRPLSAGGELLRIPWHAQRVHGISDDMVRGAPHLADVLPEFLDFVGDSPVVAHNISFDSRFMREAARRHGLVWAPPAEYCTMQLSRRAFPRERSHNLDVLAGRLDLAFARGGRHRSFGDAQVTAEAFVRLMERLKVGV; encoded by the coding sequence GTGAACGTCGTCGTGTTCGACCTGGAGACCACCGGCCTGTCGCCCGAGCGGGACGCCATCGTGGAGATCGGCGCGCTGCGTGTGCGGGACGGGCGGGTCGCCGAGTCCGAACGCTTCGAGACCCTGGTGAGGCCGCTGAGCGCCGGGGGCGAACTGCTGCGGATTCCCTGGCACGCCCAGCGCGTCCACGGCATCAGCGACGACATGGTGCGGGGCGCTCCCCACCTCGCCGACGTGTTGCCGGAATTCCTCGACTTCGTGGGGGACTCGCCCGTCGTGGCGCACAACATCAGTTTCGACAGTCGCTTCATGCGCGAGGCGGCCCGGCGGCATGGCCTGGTCTGGGCTCCACCCGCCGAATACTGCACCATGCAGCTCTCGCGCCGCGCCTTTCCGCGCGAGCGCTCACACAACCTCGACGTGCTCGCCGGGCGCCTCGACCTCGCCTTCGCGCGGGGCGGGCGCCACCGCTCCTTCGGCGACGCCCAGGTGACCGCCGAAGCCTTCGTCCGCCTGATGGAACGGCTGAAGGTGGGGGTGTAG
- a CDS encoding DUF2256 domain-containing protein, whose amino-acid sequence MPEARKTFGGGRKPSERPSKVCATCGLPFTWRKKWERDWENVRYCSDRCRAVAKRGRA is encoded by the coding sequence ATGCCTGAGGCGCGCAAGACGTTCGGTGGAGGCCGCAAACCCAGCGAGCGGCCCTCCAAAGTGTGCGCCACCTGCGGCCTGCCCTTCACCTGGCGCAAGAAGTGGGAGCGCGACTGGGAAAACGTGCGCTACTGCTCCGACCGCTGCCGGGCGGTGGCGAAACGGGGGAGGGCGTGA
- a CDS encoding Na(+)/H(+) antiporter subunit B yields MSRENPTPAPGARRGPTPPPLTGDPILRTVSRAVFALVILFALLLLWRGHNAPGGGFIAGLMTACALILHRIAYGHSALRLDPARLVPWGLALSFLTGLVPYLLGRPFLKSDYGYLTTALTGKFEWASALLFDLGVYLVVVGASLAIAYGLAEVNPQERVEDDQ; encoded by the coding sequence ATGAGCCGCGAGAACCCGACCCCCGCTCCCGGTGCCCGCCGCGGGCCGACCCCCCCACCGCTGACGGGCGACCCCATCCTGCGGACGGTGAGCCGCGCGGTCTTCGCCCTGGTGATCCTCTTCGCGCTGCTGCTGCTGTGGCGCGGGCACAACGCGCCGGGCGGGGGCTTCATCGCGGGGCTGATGACCGCCTGCGCGCTGATCCTGCACCGCATCGCCTACGGGCACTCGGCCCTGCGGCTCGACCCCGCCCGGCTGGTGCCCTGGGGGCTGGCGCTGTCCTTCCTGACCGGGCTGGTGCCGTACCTCCTGGGCAGGCCCTTTCTCAAGAGCGACTACGGCTACCTCACCACTGCGCTGACCGGCAAGTTCGAGTGGGCGAGCGCGCTGCTCTTCGACCTGGGCGTGTACCTCGTGGTGGTGGGCGCAAGCCTCGCCATCGCTTACGGGCTCGCCGAGGTGAACCCGCAGGAGCGGGTGGAGGACGACCAGTGA
- the mbhE gene encoding hydrogen gas-evolving membrane-bound hydrogenase subunit E: MTLAVFLPFLLAALCAGLGPRLGRRTGYVAALAFVPALLLAGPLSAMPGAVPALEVTRWVPTLDLALAFRGDGFSLLFAVLVGVIGTLASLYAVAYLSERERFGRFYSYLLLFGGSMLGLVLSDNLIALFGFWELTSVTSFLLIGLWHTRSAARDGAVKAFLVSALGGLGLLAAVAMIGIAGGSTSLSGLNLEALRASPLFTPALLLVLLAAFTKSAQLPFHLWLPTAMEAPTPVSAFLHSATMVKAGVVLVAKFGLLFGSSPLWGGIIVPVGLATLVWGAWIALRQTDLKALLAYSTVSQLGLLMSLYGLADAEGNFAATAHLLNHAAFKAALFFVVGIIDHETGTREIPLLGGLRKALPLTFAAALLASLSMAGVPPLGGFISKELFYEAMLHQGPVFIAVAVLGSALTFAYSFRLLRVFWGPRRHPAGVQPHEAPPGLLLPAGLLTLGALAFGLLPGSVEALTRTAQNALDFATYTSHLSLWHGVTPALLATLLTWGLGAVLIWQAGRVAILGRRLTPRVNANTVYYALTEGVNVLSSRLIARTQGLALPDQLRLMLGAAALIAGYAVWRAPQVFHPIGTPPLALLPVAALLVAGAVGVLLARSRLTAVVVTGLTGFGSAAAFLGLRAPDLALTQLLVEAVTVILYLLAFRYLPRGGDLPRARWRLRLDLLLAASMGLGATLLVLAGVRFLAPPISPYYLENSYELAGGRNVVNVLLVDFRGFDTLGEIVVVGTVALAVLALVRLGKGGRPRPEASAPPPSPETPPAPPRIKEET, encoded by the coding sequence ATGACGCTCGCCGTCTTTCTTCCCTTTCTGCTCGCCGCGCTCTGTGCTGGGCTGGGGCCGCGCCTGGGCCGCCGCACGGGGTACGTGGCCGCGCTCGCCTTCGTGCCCGCGCTGCTCCTGGCCGGGCCGCTCTCGGCCATGCCCGGCGCCGTGCCCGCGCTGGAGGTCACCCGCTGGGTCCCCACCCTGGACCTCGCCCTGGCCTTCCGGGGGGACGGCTTTTCGCTGCTGTTCGCGGTGCTGGTCGGCGTGATCGGCACGCTGGCGAGCCTGTACGCGGTCGCGTACCTCTCGGAGCGCGAACGCTTCGGGCGCTTCTATTCCTACCTCCTCCTCTTCGGCGGCTCGATGCTGGGGCTGGTCCTGAGTGACAACCTGATCGCCCTGTTCGGCTTCTGGGAGCTGACGAGCGTGACGAGCTTCCTCCTGATTGGGCTGTGGCACACCCGTTCGGCGGCGCGCGACGGGGCGGTCAAGGCCTTTCTGGTGAGTGCATTAGGTGGGTTGGGCCTGCTCGCCGCCGTGGCGATGATCGGCATTGCGGGGGGCAGCACCTCGCTCTCCGGGCTGAATCTGGAGGCCCTGCGCGCCTCTCCCCTCTTCACGCCCGCGCTGCTCCTCGTCCTGCTCGCGGCATTCACCAAGAGCGCCCAGCTCCCCTTCCACCTCTGGCTGCCGACGGCGATGGAGGCGCCCACCCCCGTCTCTGCCTTCCTGCACTCGGCGACGATGGTGAAGGCGGGGGTGGTCCTCGTCGCCAAGTTCGGGCTGCTGTTCGGGTCGAGCCCCCTGTGGGGCGGGATCATCGTGCCCGTGGGGCTCGCCACGCTGGTCTGGGGGGCGTGGATCGCGCTGCGGCAGACGGACCTCAAGGCGCTGCTCGCCTACTCCACGGTGTCGCAGCTCGGCCTGCTGATGAGCCTGTACGGGCTGGCGGACGCGGAGGGAAATTTCGCAGCCACGGCGCACCTGCTCAACCACGCGGCCTTCAAGGCGGCCCTCTTCTTCGTGGTGGGCATCATCGACCACGAGACGGGGACGCGGGAGATTCCTCTGCTGGGTGGGCTGAGAAAGGCCCTCCCCCTCACCTTCGCCGCCGCGCTCCTCGCTTCTCTCAGCATGGCGGGGGTGCCGCCGCTGGGAGGCTTCATCTCCAAGGAGCTGTTCTACGAGGCGATGCTGCACCAGGGGCCGGTGTTCATCGCGGTCGCCGTGCTGGGAAGTGCCCTGACCTTCGCGTACTCCTTCCGGCTGCTGCGGGTGTTCTGGGGGCCGCGGCGCCACCCGGCGGGAGTCCAGCCACATGAGGCCCCGCCCGGATTACTCTTGCCCGCTGGACTGCTGACGCTGGGTGCCCTCGCCTTCGGCCTGCTGCCCGGAAGTGTCGAGGCCCTGACGCGAACAGCGCAGAACGCGCTGGACTTCGCCACTTACACAAGCCATCTGAGCCTCTGGCACGGGGTCACGCCCGCGCTGCTCGCCACGCTCCTGACCTGGGGGCTGGGCGCGGTCTTGATCTGGCAGGCCGGGCGGGTGGCGATCCTGGGGCGGCGCCTCACCCCGCGGGTGAACGCGAACACGGTGTACTACGCGCTGACCGAGGGGGTGAACGTCCTGTCCAGCCGCCTGATCGCCCGCACCCAGGGGCTCGCGCTGCCCGACCAGCTCCGCCTCATGCTGGGGGCCGCCGCGCTGATCGCCGGGTACGCGGTGTGGCGGGCGCCGCAGGTCTTCCACCCCATCGGGACGCCGCCGCTCGCGCTGCTGCCGGTCGCGGCGCTGCTCGTCGCCGGGGCGGTCGGGGTGCTGCTCGCGCGCAGCCGCCTGACCGCGGTGGTCGTCACCGGGCTGACCGGCTTCGGGAGCGCCGCCGCCTTCCTGGGCCTGCGCGCGCCCGACCTCGCGCTGACGCAACTGCTCGTGGAGGCGGTGACGGTGATCCTCTACCTGCTCGCCTTCCGCTACCTGCCGCGCGGCGGCGACCTGCCCCGCGCCCGCTGGCGGCTGCGGCTGGACCTGCTGCTGGCGGCCTCGATGGGGCTGGGGGCCACCCTGCTCGTGCTGGCGGGCGTGCGCTTCCTGGCCCCGCCGATCTCGCCGTACTACCTGGAAAACAGCTATGAACTTGCCGGGGGCCGGAACGTGGTGAACGTCCTGCTGGTGGACTTCCGGGGCTTCGACACCCTGGGCGAGATCGTGGTGGTCGGCACCGTCGCGCTCGCGGTGCTGGCCCTGGTGCGGCTGGGCAAGGGGGGCCGCCCGCGACCGGAGGCCAGCGCCCCCCCACCCTCCCCGGAGACTCCGCCGGCTCCCCCCAGGATCAAGGAGGAAACATGA
- a CDS encoding Imm1 family immunity protein, translating into MCWDGNRNRAVVLTLHELTRELERSMEEARAAQIQMDFVLTAGDCSLLLTVGEGDRSFVAFMRGPVEQGNALFDYVLDGQEEDPAHPFLYGGSYSEVDFNRTVPSGDAIKAVREFFETGEKPGWLPWEAV; encoded by the coding sequence GTGTGCTGGGACGGGAACAGGAATAGGGCGGTCGTCCTGACCCTCCATGAACTGACGCGCGAGCTGGAGCGCAGTATGGAAGAAGCCAGGGCGGCCCAGATTCAGATGGACTTCGTGTTGACCGCTGGCGACTGTTCATTGCTGCTTACCGTCGGTGAGGGGGATCGTAGCTTCGTGGCGTTCATGCGGGGTCCTGTGGAACAAGGAAACGCCCTTTTCGACTACGTTCTTGACGGTCAGGAAGAAGACCCTGCTCATCCGTTTCTCTATGGTGGTAGCTACAGCGAGGTGGATTTCAACCGAACAGTTCCCTCTGGGGATGCAATCAAGGCTGTCAGAGAGTTTTTCGAGACGGGCGAAAAGCCGGGTTGGCTTCCTTGGGAGGCTGTATAG
- a CDS encoding phosphodiester glycosidase family protein, which produces MWTAALALVAAAGARPVAIGGVVQASAVESRMLGGSEMLAVWTLPRIGVTVRNDPGDVRLLYGARELRFSPERGWRAVGFTLPATPKLAVPQLVGGSLYVPLAAVRTLGVTVIADAPDLLDFAAPKVVPTATLPPSPDEGATAAVPAPPPPTPAPARPTTPPPPPAPVMPPATPPATSAHLDTVRVSRTLHRTVEVQRVVLELSAAAPHQVVREAAGLSILLPGVSASASAQTLPSGDTLSIEPGTQPSPQTTVRLKTGGGTSEIFTLDDPYRVVIDTTTHLDTHVPPPIDPEGLPEGVTYRVRGTLHLLSFDPDRFQPRVVTAPLGAARDVASLVRSAGGVAGVNGGYFDTASSLPVDLVAVGGLMVAPSLEKRATVGFTAQGGALFGYPRPRYVLSGPFGSVTVNTVGSKVRPDLLTAFVGDGRTAVGADGLTTLLLTPGAGTVSRVVTGRAVPPAGTLALTFDPARFPALPRAAGQPLRAALNWQAQDAPWESAQDALSAGPLLVQGGRVVINPTREVFDTGTNIWRPTRQVAFGVLEGQPTIAYLEQGTPEAFAAALAAAGVRDAVRLDSGSSATAYVAGGYAGLGGYLNTVWSRPVPNAIVFVPKGVGARK; this is translated from the coding sequence ATGTGGACGGCGGCGCTGGCGCTGGTGGCGGCGGCGGGCGCGCGTCCGGTGGCGATTGGGGGCGTGGTGCAGGCCTCGGCGGTGGAGTCGCGGATGCTGGGCGGCAGCGAGATGCTGGCGGTATGGACGCTGCCCCGAATCGGGGTCACCGTCCGCAACGATCCGGGGGACGTGCGGTTGCTGTACGGCGCCCGCGAGCTGCGCTTCTCGCCTGAGCGCGGCTGGCGCGCGGTGGGCTTCACTCTTCCGGCCACGCCGAAGCTGGCGGTGCCGCAACTCGTGGGTGGGAGCCTGTACGTCCCCCTCGCGGCGGTGCGGACCCTGGGCGTGACGGTGATCGCCGACGCCCCCGATCTCCTCGACTTCGCCGCCCCCAAGGTGGTGCCCACCGCGACGCTGCCCCCCTCACCCGACGAGGGGGCCACCGCGGCCGTTCCGGCTCCCCCGCCCCCCACGCCCGCCCCGGCCCGACCGACAACACCTCCCCCTCCTCCCGCACCGGTCATGCCCCCTGCCACGCCCCCCGCGACCTCGGCCCACCTGGACACTGTGCGCGTCAGCCGCACCCTGCACCGCACGGTGGAGGTGCAGCGTGTGGTGCTGGAACTCAGCGCGGCGGCCCCGCACCAGGTCGTGCGCGAGGCGGCGGGCCTGAGCATCCTGCTCCCCGGCGTGAGCGCGAGCGCCTCCGCTCAGACGCTGCCGAGCGGGGACACCCTGAGCATCGAGCCGGGCACCCAGCCCTCTCCCCAGACCACCGTGCGCCTGAAAACCGGGGGCGGCACGAGCGAAATCTTCACCCTGGACGACCCCTACCGGGTGGTGATCGACACGACCACGCACCTGGACACCCACGTTCCGCCCCCCATCGACCCCGAGGGGCTGCCCGAGGGGGTGACCTACCGGGTGCGGGGCACCCTGCACCTGCTGAGCTTCGACCCGGACCGGTTCCAGCCCCGGGTAGTCACCGCACCGCTGGGCGCCGCGCGGGACGTTGCCAGCCTGGTGAGGAGCGCGGGGGGCGTTGCCGGTGTGAACGGCGGGTACTTCGACACGGCGAGCAGCCTGCCGGTGGACCTCGTGGCGGTCGGCGGCCTGATGGTGGCACCCAGCCTGGAAAAGCGCGCCACGGTCGGCTTCACCGCGCAGGGAGGCGCCCTGTTCGGCTACCCCCGGCCCCGCTACGTCCTCAGCGGCCCCTTCGGCAGCGTCACCGTGAACACGGTCGGGTCGAAGGTGAGGCCGGACCTGCTGACCGCCTTCGTGGGGGATGGGCGCACTGCCGTCGGCGCGGACGGGCTGACCACGCTGCTCCTCACGCCCGGGGCGGGAACGGTGAGCCGGGTGGTCACGGGCCGCGCCGTGCCGCCCGCCGGGACGCTGGCCCTCACCTTCGATCCGGCCCGCTTTCCGGCGCTGCCGCGCGCGGCGGGGCAGCCGCTGCGCGCCGCGCTGAACTGGCAGGCGCAGGACGCCCCCTGGGAATCGGCGCAGGACGCCCTGAGCGCCGGGCCGCTGCTCGTGCAGGGTGGGCGGGTCGTCATCAACCCCACCCGCGAGGTCTTCGACACGGGCACCAACATCTGGCGCCCCACCCGGCAGGTCGCCTTCGGGGTGCTGGAGGGCCAGCCCACCATCGCCTACCTGGAGCAGGGCACGCCCGAGGCCTTCGCCGCCGCCCTGGCCGCCGCCGGGGTGCGCGACGCCGTGCGGCTGGACAGCGGCAGCAGCGCCACCGCCTACGTCGCGGGCGGGTACGCCGGGCTGGGCGGCTACCTGAATACCGTCTGGAGCCGCCCGGTGCCCAATGCCATTGTGTTTGTGCCCAAGGGCGTGGGCGCGCGGAAGTAA